Proteins encoded together in one Solanum lycopersicum chromosome 7, SLM_r2.1 window:
- the GGH1 gene encoding gamma-glutamylhydrolase 1 precursor (The RefSeq protein has 7 substitutions compared to this genomic sequence) has product MGNYLSISFFLLLCGITTAESQLFNSYLTLPSSCPAPDPALNYRPIIGIVSHPGDGATGRLSNATNVSYIAASYVKFAEMAGARVIPLIYTEPPQVLNQKLNLVNGIIFTGGWAKDGLYFDVIKGIFQKVLEKNDAGEHFPLLAICLGYELLTMIITNDNNILEEFSAASQASTVQFVENVNIEGTIFGRFPPVLLKKMSIDCLVMQNHHFGISPERFQVNKDLSSFFRVLTTSTDENNKVYVSTIQAQRYPIAAFQWHPEKNAFEWGSSRIPHSEDAIQVTTHVANYFISEARKSSNKPVAREVLDSLIYNNNPTYGGKAGKGYDEVYLFIPHSSSSSM; this is encoded by the exons atgggAAACTACCTTTCGATTTCATTTCTCCTTCTTTTATGTGGGATTGCTACTGCAGAAACCCAACTCTTTAATTCCGACCTAACTCTACCGTCGAGTTGTCCTGTGCCGGACCCTGCACTTAATTACCGGCCGATCATCGGAATTGTGAGTCATCCCGGCGATGGCGCCACCGGCCGACTCAGCAACGCCACTAATGTCTCTTATATTGCAGCTTCCTATGTTAAATTTGCTGAAATGGCTGGTGCTAGAGTCATTCCCCTTATGTACACTGAGCCTCCCCAAGTTCTCAATCAG AAGCTTAATCTAGTAAATGGCATTATCTTCACTGGAGGTTGGGCCAAAGATGGTctatattttgatgttattaaaGGAATTTTCCAG AAAGTTTTGGAGAAGAACGATGCTGGTGAACACTTTCCTTTACTTGCAATCTGCTTGGGGTATGAACTTTTAACGATGATCATCACCAATGACAACAATATTCTTGAGGAATTCAGTGCAGCGAGCCAGGCATCTACAGTACAGTTTGTGGAAAATGTAAATATTGAAGGAACAATATTCGGAAG ATTTCCCCCCGTGTTGCTAAAGAAGATGAGTATAGATTGCCTTGTGATGCAAAATCATCAT TTTGGTATATCACCAGAAAGATTTCAAGCGAATAAAGATTTGAGTAGCTTTTTCAGGGTATTGACTACTAGTACAGATGAAAACAACAAG GTCTATGTCTCTACTATTCAAGCACAACGCTATCCTATAGCTGCTTTCCAATGGCATCCAGAG AAAAATGCTTTCGAATGGGGTTCATCAAGGATTCCACATTCTGAAGATGCAATTCAAGTCACTACACATGTTGCCAACTATTTTATAAG TGAAGCTAGAAAATCTTCTAACAAGCCAGTGGCGCGAGAAGTGCTTGATAGTCTCATATACAATAACAATCCCACTTATGGTGGGAAGGCAGG GAAGGGTTATGATGAAGTTTATCTCTTCATTCCACATTCTTCCTCGAGCTCTATGTAG